In a genomic window of Lepisosteus oculatus isolate fLepOcu1 chromosome 3, fLepOcu1.hap2, whole genome shotgun sequence:
- the LOC102696429 gene encoding sperm-associated microtubule inner protein 10, which translates to MASVATNTDIKGLVHLHLPIFTPKHPMIPKHYVMQWKKDMKNRELILKYLPSFWFWQNAALAKIPHGPHEDSLYWEHQERLCHGQERTGNLDTTTYSFSQSNRKIPITSHYSKYKSSFITGRGVWEKAQL; encoded by the exons ATGGCCAGCGTAGCAACGAACACCGATATTAAGGG GTTAGTCCACTTGCACCTCCCTATCTTTACACCTAAACATCCCATGATACCAAAGCACTATGTAATGCAATGGAAGAAAGATATGAAAAACCGAGAACTCATACTAAAG tacctgccttctttttggttttggcagaaTGCTGCACTGGCTAAGATTCCCCATGGACCACATGAGGACAGCCTGTACTGGGAGCACCAGGAGAGACTGTGTCATGGGCAGGAGAGGACAGGCAACCTAGACACCACTACCTACAGTTTTTCTCAAAGTAACAGGAAAATCCCAATAACGTCCCATTACTCTAAATATAAGAGCTCATTTATCACTGGGAGAGGCGTGTGGGAAAAGGCACAGCTTTGA